The proteins below come from a single Candidatus Flexicrinis affinis genomic window:
- a CDS encoding protein kinase, with translation MTLLADRYRLEATLGAGGMGIVHRAHDTLVDRIVAVKQLRSDLARYQPEVFERFAREAEALRQLNHPNIVQALDTFQRDGEHYIVMDFVAGDDLAAVLKREPKMPISRAARIAIEVADALTRAHYLGIIHRDLKPANILIAQDGSARLTDFGVAYLGERDRVTRGGIAIGTPDYLPPEVFNNQRGDERADIWALGVILFEMIGGQHPFSAENLPSLMLNVLINPPPDLEELRPDAPLALVDLIYRMLAKEPSDRIPSARLVGAELETVMQRAQATPISTGVRTSLGQRFQPPTAVQQRHNLPAQATPFVGREGELRTLGKMLEDPHQRLITLVGQGGMGKSRLAAEAGMRTINRQVTHTDLFPDGVYFYGLTQVSGIDNLLTVIADGARFQFYQGESPKSQLLDFWNDKRALLIFDNCEHLTGELDLITEILHAAPAVKIITTSRTRLDLAGETLMTIEGMDFPETLTADLSEYSAIQLFVQSARRSMPGFQLRPIDFSAMVEICKLVRGMPLGIELAAAWVEVLSLPEIAAEIARDLDFLGTDAHDAPERHRSMRAVFGHSWELLTPEEQQGFSRLAVFRGRFTRQAGQAVTGVSLRQLMTFVNKSLLRRDADTGIYQIHELMRQFAEEQLEAAGELDAMRAEHSRYYIEALVQSRRDLQSSRQLERWEDIDADRENVRAAWLWAASNGRFTPLADCIHSMGIFFDMRTQYIEGIALFEQICDLLYQHPPDPDRDRALAWLHGWTTVYRTIFRQVASAYEHLAAMRDAVMRSRDPENRAWMDFCIGLVERILGHAPSSQEFFRRAAAQFIALGSPWDRAHALLNLAVSSYFRLESRQTDISMGILAADEALSILESLGDSYLRAHVLEERGHLATLVEDFDRGLPMMEEAAALHRKVGNQLGVGSTLLKAALTRAVVGQLEQGRAAAEEAYALYRDANNLAQVGTSLEMRARISFFEGKFAESSELAEELVHLSLRLQMPEYRVSALILRGRCEWALGKLGPCEETFRDAYIAAEDVGHLEDMSIALAGIVLVKLAQRNLVDADALLEAMQIMAERATDFNQIALTAALRGRVMHMLKRYEEALEHLHRGLTLLRDPSRVRNSYIWDEGLRSEFIALVMQGLAETYRGVGRVDDARQMLRDAVAFAQRSKFPAVMVSVVISGAGLLFALGRAADAGALLARQIENPQGFAVERYRASALLARVREHIGDEAFGSAVERAGTMSMDDCVKLLLRRL, from the coding sequence ATGACACTGCTCGCAGATCGCTACCGACTGGAAGCGACCCTTGGCGCTGGCGGCATGGGCATTGTTCACCGCGCCCACGACACGCTTGTGGACCGCATCGTCGCCGTCAAGCAGCTGCGGAGCGATCTTGCGCGCTATCAGCCGGAGGTGTTCGAGCGATTCGCGCGTGAGGCCGAAGCCCTGCGCCAGCTCAATCACCCGAACATCGTTCAGGCGCTCGACACCTTTCAGCGGGACGGCGAGCATTACATTGTCATGGACTTCGTGGCGGGAGACGACTTGGCTGCCGTCTTGAAGCGCGAGCCAAAAATGCCGATCAGCCGCGCGGCCCGCATCGCCATCGAGGTCGCCGATGCCCTCACCCGCGCCCACTACCTCGGCATTATTCACCGCGACCTGAAACCGGCCAACATCCTGATCGCGCAGGACGGCAGCGCACGGCTAACCGATTTCGGCGTGGCGTATTTGGGCGAGCGCGACCGTGTAACGCGCGGCGGAATCGCCATCGGCACGCCGGATTACCTGCCGCCGGAGGTCTTCAACAACCAGCGCGGCGACGAGCGCGCAGACATCTGGGCGCTGGGCGTCATCCTGTTCGAGATGATCGGCGGGCAGCACCCCTTCAGCGCCGAAAACCTGCCGAGCCTGATGCTCAACGTACTGATCAATCCGCCGCCAGACTTGGAGGAACTGCGCCCTGACGCACCGTTAGCACTCGTCGACTTGATCTACCGGATGTTGGCGAAGGAACCCTCCGACCGCATACCGTCCGCCCGCTTGGTCGGCGCCGAGCTTGAGACGGTGATGCAGCGCGCACAGGCCACACCAATTTCGACCGGCGTACGAACTAGCCTCGGCCAGCGCTTCCAGCCGCCGACCGCCGTCCAGCAGCGGCATAATCTTCCAGCACAAGCGACACCGTTTGTGGGCCGGGAAGGTGAACTGCGCACGCTGGGCAAGATGCTGGAAGACCCCCACCAACGCTTGATCACACTCGTCGGGCAAGGTGGAATGGGTAAGAGCCGTCTTGCCGCCGAGGCCGGCATGCGCACTATCAATAGGCAGGTCACGCACACCGACCTGTTTCCAGATGGCGTGTACTTCTACGGCCTCACGCAAGTCAGCGGGATCGACAATCTGCTCACGGTTATCGCCGATGGCGCGCGGTTTCAGTTCTATCAGGGCGAGTCGCCTAAGTCGCAGCTTCTCGACTTCTGGAACGACAAACGCGCCCTGCTGATCTTCGACAACTGCGAGCACCTCACCGGCGAGCTCGACCTCATCACCGAAATCTTGCACGCCGCGCCGGCCGTCAAAATCATCACAACGTCGCGCACGCGTTTGGATCTTGCCGGCGAGACACTGATGACGATCGAGGGTATGGATTTCCCCGAAACCCTGACCGCCGACCTGTCGGAATACAGCGCCATCCAGTTGTTCGTGCAGAGCGCGCGGCGCAGCATGCCCGGTTTCCAGCTTCGGCCCATCGACTTCAGCGCCATGGTCGAAATCTGCAAGCTTGTGCGCGGCATGCCGTTGGGCATCGAGCTGGCGGCCGCCTGGGTCGAGGTCCTGTCGCTGCCTGAGATCGCCGCCGAAATCGCCCGCGACCTCGACTTTCTCGGCACCGATGCGCATGACGCGCCGGAACGGCACCGCAGCATGCGCGCGGTCTTCGGTCACTCGTGGGAACTGCTTACGCCCGAAGAACAGCAGGGCTTTTCTCGCCTTGCGGTGTTTCGCGGCCGGTTCACCCGGCAGGCCGGCCAAGCTGTCACCGGCGTGTCGTTGCGGCAGCTAATGACCTTCGTCAATAAGTCGCTGCTGCGCCGCGACGCCGACACCGGCATCTACCAGATTCACGAGCTGATGCGCCAGTTCGCCGAGGAGCAGCTTGAGGCCGCGGGCGAATTGGATGCCATGCGCGCCGAACACAGCCGGTACTACATCGAGGCGCTCGTGCAGTCGCGGCGAGATCTGCAATCCAGCCGCCAGCTCGAACGATGGGAGGACATCGACGCCGACCGCGAGAATGTCCGCGCCGCATGGCTGTGGGCCGCGAGTAACGGCCGGTTTACGCCGCTGGCCGACTGCATCCACAGCATGGGCATCTTCTTCGACATGCGTACGCAGTACATCGAGGGCATTGCGCTGTTTGAGCAAATATGCGACTTGCTCTACCAGCATCCTCCCGACCCCGACCGCGACCGCGCCCTGGCATGGCTTCACGGCTGGACAACTGTCTATCGTACGATATTCCGGCAAGTCGCGTCCGCGTATGAACATCTGGCGGCCATGCGCGATGCCGTGATGCGCTCGCGTGATCCGGAGAATCGGGCTTGGATGGACTTCTGCATCGGCCTTGTCGAGCGTATTCTCGGTCATGCACCGTCCAGTCAAGAATTCTTCCGGCGGGCTGCCGCGCAGTTTATCGCGTTAGGCTCGCCGTGGGATCGCGCCCACGCGTTGCTGAATCTGGCCGTATCGTCGTACTTCCGCCTCGAGTCGCGCCAGACCGACATCTCGATGGGCATCCTCGCCGCCGACGAAGCACTTTCGATCCTCGAATCGCTCGGGGACTCGTACTTGCGCGCCCACGTATTGGAGGAGCGCGGCCACCTTGCTACGTTGGTCGAAGACTTCGACCGCGGTCTGCCGATGATGGAAGAGGCCGCCGCTCTGCACCGCAAGGTAGGCAATCAACTCGGTGTCGGATCGACGCTGCTCAAAGCCGCGCTGACCCGCGCAGTCGTCGGCCAGTTGGAACAGGGCCGCGCCGCTGCCGAAGAGGCGTACGCACTGTATCGCGACGCCAACAATCTCGCGCAAGTTGGAACCTCGCTCGAAATGCGCGCTCGCATCTCGTTCTTCGAGGGCAAGTTCGCCGAATCGTCCGAGCTGGCCGAGGAACTGGTGCACCTGTCGCTCAGGCTGCAGATGCCGGAATACCGCGTATCTGCGCTGATCTTGCGCGGGCGCTGCGAGTGGGCGCTTGGAAAACTCGGCCCGTGCGAGGAAACGTTCCGCGATGCCTATATCGCGGCCGAGGACGTCGGCCACCTCGAAGACATGAGCATCGCGCTAGCGGGAATCGTACTGGTGAAGCTGGCCCAGCGTAACCTTGTCGACGCCGATGCCCTGCTCGAAGCCATGCAGATCATGGCGGAGCGCGCCACCGACTTCAACCAGATCGCGCTTACGGCAGCCTTGCGCGGGCGCGTTATGCACATGCTCAAGCGTTATGAAGAAGCGCTCGAACACCTGCATCGTGGCCTGACGCTGCTGCGTGATCCCAGCCGTGTGCGCAACTCGTACATCTGGGATGAGGGGCTGCGGAGCGAGTTCATCGCGCTGGTCATGCAGGGTTTGGCGGAGACGTACCGCGGCGTGGGCCGTGTCGACGACGCACGGCAGATGCTGCGCGATGCAGTGGCGTTCGCGCAGCGGTCGAAATTCCCCGCCGTAATGGTCTCAGTCGTGATCAGCGGAGCAGGTTTACTGTTCGCGCTGGGCCGTGCCGCCGACGCCGGCGCGCTGCTGGCGCGTCAGATCGAGAACCCGCAGGGGTTCGCGGTCGAGCGATATCGCGCGTCGGCGCTGCTGGCGCGTGTGCGCGAACACATCGGTGACGAAGCGTTCGGTTCGGCCGTTGAGCGTGCGGGGACGATGTCGATGGACGACTGCGTGAAGCTGCTTCTTCGCCGCCTGTGA